One genomic region from Torulaspora delbrueckii CBS 1146 chromosome 4, complete genome encodes:
- the TDEL0D01260 gene encoding uncharacterized protein, with protein MMCRKSSAPMSTNLYPLTEFDNESPVLPCEQTNHPSRMKAFKRRSCTLNYLYKNVMDKKHSADIVSIEHLGKDPAPNSRASTPKSSQNSSRMNSSSTLSLSLAGDSRAPKTRNPISFYENDLNLTRFSSNSSTVDLPTTGRIKLPRRAHSSQEIKKVSSFKNEPIGISASNPDIKEVITKAETPGKESDDDVSKILCDEISTALNDDIFEKEFSFDNKWVDDDAFNSLKDHSDVSSSSHSPLTDSALKSSANPISRRDSLILQNFKGDLNALTKKKTRNSISSKSNSSRLQLRLDTLRMKSESTRDTQRFHSDVTNTDSDTLLRYWTTNTDIRTKSVSEGINRELKSVTRCNSYSGRPGGKMIVSMINQLSIEKQGESQMGNISSSSPSESTLSAHPAIKNINCTQNDLLLTNFLDDNLHRRNSEDMFEDKALTSIGDKELRSSIVRGRSHSNRMWLESERLEFD; from the coding sequence ATGATGTGCCGAAAATCGTCGGCACCAATGAGTACGAACCTCTATCCCTTAACAGAATTTGATAACGAGAGTCCTGTTTTACCTTGTGAACAAACAAATCACCcatcaagaatgaaagcCTTCAAAAGGCGAAGCTGTACCCTCAATTACCTCTACAAAAATGTCATGGATAAGAAACACTCCGCAGACATAGTATCGATAGAACATCTTGGCAAGGACCCGGCACCGAATTCGAGAGCTAGCACTCCAAAAAGCTCACAAAATTCATCTAGAATGAATTCATCCTCCACTTTGAGTTTGAGTTTAGCCGGCGATTCCCGGGCACCAAAAACCCGAAATCCAATCAGTTTTTATGAGAACgatttgaatttgacgCGTTTCTCAAGCAATTCTAGTACAGTTGATTTGCCCACTACAGGGCGCATCAAGCTACCACGAAGAGCACATTCTAGTCaggagatcaagaaggtcaGCTCGTTTAAAAATGAACCTATTGGGATATCTGCGAGTAATCCTGATATTAAAGAAGTTATTACGAAGGCTGAGACACCCGGGAAAgaatctgatgatgatgtcAGTAAGATCTTATGTGATGAAATATCAACTGCTCTTAACGACGacatttttgagaaagaatttTCCTTTGACAACAAGTGGGTCGATGATGATGCATTCAACTCTTTAAAAGATCATAGTGATGTGAGTAGCTCTAGTCATTCACCACTTACCGATAGTGCTCTGAAGAGCTCAGCTAACCCCATTTCACGCCGAGACTCTTtaattttgcaaaattttAAAGGAGACTTGAATGCATTgactaagaagaagactcGAAACTCAATCTCTAGCAAAAGCAACTCTAGCAGGCTGCAGCTGAGGTTGGACACtttgaggatgaaatcTGAAAGTACGCGAGATACTCAGCGCTTTCACTCAGATGTCACAAACACGGATTCTGACACTCTTTTACGATATTGGACCACTAATACTGACATAAGGACTAAATCAGTGTCCGAGGGTATCAATAGAGAACTCAAATCTGTAACGAGATGCAACTCCTATTCAGGAAGACCGGGAGGTAAAATGATCGTCTCTATGATCAACCAGCTATCTATAGAAAAACAGGGTGAGAGTCAAATGGGAAacatttcatcatcatcaccatcagAAAGCACACTAAGTGCTCATCCTGCAATAAAAAACATCAACTGTACCCAAAATGATCTCCTGTTAACAAATTTCCTGGACGACAATCTACACCGAAGAAATAGCGAAGATATGTTCGAAGATAAAGCGCTGACATCAATTGGTGACAAAGAGTTGCGTAGTTCTATTGTCCGTGGCAGAAGCCATAGTAATAGAATGTGGCTCGAATCCGAGAGGCTTGAATTCGATTAG
- the GMH1 gene encoding Gmh1p (similar to Saccharomyces cerevisiae GMH1 (YKR030W); ancestral locus Anc_1.252), which produces MSTLPTSNRNFHQNVSDGSSIPIVLRRLYRTPKNLDFETALWEMIHLIFKPRKAFRSFYYQHQTKHQWARDDPSFFILQIGLLLLSSMVWSIVYGHSFLGFIRMMMNMIFIDFFLFGFAVATTFWLILNRPYFKFRSASESQVEWAYCFDVHCNAFLIIWVLLYFLQFVLLPIIKLHRWIGLFVGNTLYCLAFGHYFILTFYGYSQLPFLKSINFMLIPALAFAVLYIISLIGIDLSQVLSFYKYQ; this is translated from the coding sequence ATGTCAACCCTACCGACCAGCAATCGAAATTTCCATCAAAATGTTAGTGATGGTTCTTCGATCCCAATTGTCCTCAGGAGACTCTATAGAACACCTAAAAACTTGGATTTTGAGACGGCTCTCTGGGAGATGATTCACCTAATATTTAAGCCAAGAAAGGCTTTCAGATCTTTTTATTACCAACATCAGACCAAACATCAGTGGGCAAGAGATGATCCTTCTTTTTTTATCTTGCAAATAGGCCTGTTACTTCTGAGCTCAATGGTTTGGTCGATCGTCTATGGTCATTCGTTCCTTGGATTTataaggatgatgatgaacatGATTTTCATTGActtttttctctttggaTTTGCAGTAGCTACCACATTCTGGCTAATACTTAATCGACCATACTTCAAATTTAGATCAGCGTCAGAATCTCAGGTCGAGTGGGCTTACTGCTTCGATGTGCACTGCAATGCATTTCTAATCATATGGGTTTTACTCtacttccttcaatttgtgCTGTTACCAATTATTAAGCTTCATAGATGGATTGGACTCTTCGTCGGTAACACACTATATTGCTTGGCATTTGGGCATTATTTCATTTTGACTTTTTATGGCTACAGTCAGTTGCCTTTCCTCAAGAGTATAAATTTCATGCTGATTCCAGCCTTAGCATTCGCTGTGCTGTATATAATCAGTCTTATTGGGATAGACCTATCACAAGTGCTGAGCTTTTATAAATATCAGTAG